A genome region from Calliopsis andreniformis isolate RMS-2024a chromosome 2, iyCalAndr_principal, whole genome shotgun sequence includes the following:
- the Hoka gene encoding hoka, protein MGIFMDGAEARRKVLRGRKTVTRRYYWGTAIPAWSIVLLLGISMLLGGGGLYVMLQKFVVDNADTGESHASYQPALQNEA, encoded by the exons ATGGGAATCTTCATGGATGGAGCTGAAGCAAGACGCAAGGTTTTAAGAGGACGAAAAACAGTTACAAGGCGCTATTATT GGGGAACTGCGATACCAGCGTGGTCCATAGTACTTCTACTAGGAATTAGTATGCTCCTTGGAGGTGGTGGCCTGTACGTAATGCTACAAAAATTTGTAGTTGATAACGCTGATACTGGTGAAAGTCATGCTTCGTATCAGCCAGCATTACAAAATGAAgcttaa